In Sphingobacteriaceae bacterium, the following proteins share a genomic window:
- the gcvP gene encoding glycine dehydrogenase (aminomethyl-transferring), which translates to MTTDKFVSRHNGPREQEVKAMLKKIGVASVDELISQTVPPTIRLKQPLRIAPAMSEYQYSKHLKALGKKNKLFRSYIGMGYYNNILPAVIQRNVLENPGWYTAYTPYQAEIAQGRLEAILNFQTMVMDLTAMPIANASLLDEATAAAEALFMFYSHRSKDKIKNNANKFFISSTCFPQTIDVVKTRAVPYGIELVIGDTSTTKLDESFFGMLIQYPDINGEAVDYKNFVVEAKAKDIQVAVATDLLALALLTPPGEWGADCVVGNSQRFGVPLGYGGPHAAFFTCREDYKRLIPGRIIGVSVDTAGDPALRMALQTREQHIKRDKATSNICTAQALLAIMGSMYAVYHGEEGIKAIAQGVHNATAAVAGELKKGGLTVKTKVFFDTIVVECDAAKVMAAAVSKEINFRKVDDKHVALSLDQTVEENDIADILASFGVTTKAEVKASDLISKSAINRSSRYLTHPTFNTYHSESDMMRYIKRLENKDLSLVHSMISLGSCTMKLNAASELLPITWPEFANIHPFVPVDQAQGYTELIEQLNKDLSEITGFARMSFQPNSGAQGEYAGLMVIRAYHIANGNANRNVALIPSSAHGTNPASAAMAGMTIVVTKCDDKGNIDLADLKEKAEKYKDNLSCLMVTYPSTHGVYEESIMDITKLIHDNGGLVYMDGANMNAQVGLTSPGNIGADVCHLNLHKTFAIPHGGGGPGMGPIGVVEKLVPFLPSHTIINTSGDKGIHAVSAAPYGSALILLISYGYIKMLGNDGVKQATEMAILNANYIKETLKDHYKILYTGKNGRCAHEMILDCNEFKMATGVEVADIAKRLMDYGFHAPTVAFPVVNTLMVEPTESESKAELDRFCDAMIAIRKEIKEIEDGKFDKADNVIKNAPHTCKLVISDDWKKPYSRQKAAYPLNWVRDNKFWPSVGKIDNAYGDRNLVCSCAPIEAYMEEPVEA; encoded by the coding sequence ATGACTACCGACAAATTTGTGAGCCGTCACAACGGCCCTCGTGAGCAAGAGGTTAAAGCTATGCTAAAGAAAATTGGAGTAGCAAGTGTTGATGAATTAATTTCACAGACAGTTCCTCCTACTATTCGTTTAAAGCAACCGCTTCGTATAGCGCCTGCTATGAGTGAGTACCAGTATTCCAAACATTTAAAAGCCCTTGGAAAAAAGAACAAGTTATTTCGTTCTTATATAGGCATGGGCTATTATAACAATATTTTACCCGCGGTGATTCAGCGTAACGTTCTGGAAAATCCAGGCTGGTACACAGCCTACACGCCTTACCAGGCTGAGATTGCGCAAGGACGTTTAGAAGCCATTCTTAATTTCCAAACTATGGTTATGGATCTTACGGCCATGCCAATTGCAAATGCATCGCTTTTAGATGAAGCAACTGCAGCTGCAGAGGCTTTATTTATGTTTTACAGTCACCGCAGTAAAGACAAAATAAAAAACAACGCTAATAAATTCTTCATTAGCAGCACGTGTTTTCCTCAAACTATTGATGTGGTTAAAACCCGCGCCGTGCCTTATGGAATTGAGCTTGTAATCGGCGATACATCTACAACAAAATTAGACGAATCGTTTTTTGGTATGCTGATTCAATATCCGGATATTAACGGAGAAGCAGTAGATTACAAAAACTTTGTGGTTGAAGCAAAAGCGAAAGATATCCAGGTTGCCGTAGCGACAGATCTTCTGGCACTTGCTTTGTTAACTCCTCCGGGAGAGTGGGGCGCAGATTGCGTGGTAGGTAACTCACAACGTTTTGGTGTTCCACTAGGTTATGGTGGTCCGCACGCAGCATTCTTTACCTGCCGCGAAGATTACAAACGTTTAATTCCAGGACGTATCATTGGTGTATCGGTTGATACAGCAGGAGACCCTGCATTGCGTATGGCACTTCAAACACGTGAGCAACACATTAAACGCGATAAAGCAACTTCAAACATTTGTACCGCCCAAGCCTTACTGGCTATCATGGGGAGTATGTACGCTGTATATCATGGTGAAGAAGGCATTAAAGCAATTGCACAAGGTGTGCACAACGCTACGGCCGCAGTGGCGGGAGAATTGAAAAAAGGCGGTTTAACTGTTAAAACCAAAGTGTTTTTTGATACCATTGTGGTTGAATGCGATGCTGCGAAAGTAATGGCCGCAGCTGTTTCAAAAGAAATCAATTTTAGAAAAGTAGATGATAAACACGTTGCTCTAAGCTTAGATCAAACAGTGGAGGAAAATGATATCGCCGATATTTTAGCAAGTTTTGGTGTAACAACAAAGGCTGAAGTAAAGGCCTCTGATCTGATTTCGAAATCCGCTATAAATCGTTCTTCACGCTATCTAACGCATCCAACCTTCAACACTTATCATAGTGAAAGTGATATGATGCGTTATATCAAACGTCTTGAGAACAAAGATTTATCATTGGTTCATTCAATGATCTCTTTAGGATCTTGCACGATGAAATTAAATGCAGCATCTGAATTATTACCAATTACCTGGCCGGAGTTTGCAAACATTCACCCTTTCGTGCCGGTTGATCAGGCGCAAGGCTATACAGAATTGATCGAGCAATTAAATAAAGATCTTTCTGAAATTACCGGATTTGCCCGCATGAGCTTTCAACCAAACTCTGGTGCTCAAGGAGAATACGCAGGTTTAATGGTTATCAGAGCTTACCATATTGCGAATGGAAATGCTAACAGAAATGTGGCTTTAATTCCCTCTTCTGCACACGGCACTAATCCTGCAAGCGCAGCAATGGCGGGTATGACTATCGTAGTTACCAAATGTGACGACAAAGGGAATATTGATCTTGCTGACTTAAAGGAAAAAGCGGAAAAATACAAAGACAACCTTTCTTGTTTAATGGTGACTTATCCTTCTACACATGGTGTGTACGAAGAGTCTATTATGGACATCACCAAATTAATTCACGATAACGGTGGATTGGTTTATATGGACGGAGCAAACATGAATGCTCAAGTAGGTTTAACCTCTCCCGGTAATATCGGAGCAGACGTTTGCCACTTAAACCTTCATAAAACTTTTGCTATTCCTCATGGCGGTGGAGGTCCTGGAATGGGACCAATCGGGGTAGTTGAAAAATTAGTTCCGTTTTTACCTTCACATACTATTATTAATACTAGTGGTGATAAAGGGATTCACGCGGTATCGGCAGCTCCTTATGGTAGTGCGTTGATCTTGCTTATTTCTTATGGCTATATTAAAATGCTTGGAAATGATGGCGTGAAACAAGCTACTGAAATGGCTATTTTAAACGCCAACTACATTAAAGAAACTTTAAAAGATCACTATAAAATTCTTTACACAGGCAAAAACGGACGTTGCGCTCACGAAATGATTTTAGATTGTAATGAATTTAAAATGGCAACAGGAGTTGAAGTAGCAGATATCGCAAAACGTTTGATGGATTATGGCTTCCATGCTCCAACGGTAGCGTTCCCGGTAGTAAATACTTTAATGGTAGAGCCAACAGAATCAGAATCAAAAGCTGAGCTGGACCGTTTCTGTGATGCTATGATCGCTATTCGCAAAGAAATAAAAGAAATTGAAGACGGTAAATTTGATAAAGCCGATAACGTTATTAAAAACGCGCCACACACTTGTAAATTAGTGATTAGTGATGATTGGAAAAAACCTTACTCACGTCAAAAAGCTGCCTATCCATTAAATTGGGTACGTGACAATAAATTCTGGCCAAGTGTAGGTAAAATCGATAACGCTTACGGTGACCGTAATCTGGTTTGTTCTTGTGCTCCGATTGAAGCATATATGGAAGAGCCTGTAGAGGCCTAA
- the rsgA gene encoding ribosome small subunit-dependent GTPase A yields MEGVVVKSTGSRYLVKAGAKIYDCVLKGKIRLEDRKTTNPIAVGDIVDFDIEDNDEASIKKIHPRKNYIIRKSINLSKKTQILASNLDQTVLIATLVSPRTSLGFIDRFLITAEAYRIPAKLIFNKSDLLTGESAEMQKEIIALYSKIGYECIEVSSYDTKQIESLQSIFKDKTTLIAGHSGVGKSTFVNALQPGLNLKTGEISSAHAKGMHTTTFAELHPLSFGGSIIDSPGIKELGLVEMKKEEVGHYFPEIRERMNACKFNNCIHVNEPKCAVIAAVESGDISEERYTSYLGILNGEEMDWKEWEI; encoded by the coding sequence ATGGAGGGTGTTGTAGTAAAGTCGACGGGTAGTAGGTATCTGGTAAAAGCCGGTGCTAAAATTTATGATTGTGTACTTAAGGGAAAGATCCGCCTGGAAGACCGCAAGACCACCAATCCTATAGCTGTTGGAGATATTGTTGATTTTGACATCGAGGATAATGATGAAGCTTCCATCAAAAAAATCCATCCACGTAAAAACTACATTATTCGCAAATCGATTAACCTGAGTAAGAAAACACAAATTCTCGCCTCCAATCTGGATCAAACTGTTTTAATTGCCACCCTTGTGTCTCCCCGCACCAGTCTTGGTTTTATTGACCGCTTTTTAATTACCGCTGAAGCTTACCGTATTCCGGCAAAACTTATTTTTAATAAATCTGATTTACTCACTGGAGAATCAGCGGAAATGCAAAAAGAAATTATCGCGCTTTATTCTAAAATTGGTTACGAATGCATTGAAGTAAGTAGTTACGACACAAAACAAATTGAAAGTTTACAAAGCATTTTTAAAGATAAAACCACGCTTATTGCTGGTCATTCAGGTGTGGGAAAATCTACTTTTGTAAATGCCTTGCAGCCCGGACTTAACTTAAAAACCGGAGAAATTTCTTCGGCGCATGCTAAAGGAATGCATACTACAACTTTTGCTGAATTACATCCTCTGAGTTTTGGCGGAAGTATTATTGATAGTCCGGGCATTAAAGAGCTCGGTCTAGTGGAAATGAAAAAAGAAGAGGTGGGACATTATTTTCCGGAAATTCGGGAACGTATGAACGCTTGCAAGTTTAATAACTGTATTCATGTTAACGAACCAAAATGCGCTGTTATAGCAGCTGTAGAAAGCGGAGACATCAGTGAAGAACGTTACACAAGTTACCTCGGAATTTTAAACGGAGAAGAAATGGATTGGAAAGAATGGGAAATATAA
- a CDS encoding acetyl-CoA C-acyltransferase (Catalyzes the synthesis of acetoacetyl coenzyme A from two molecules of acetyl coenzyme A. It can also act as a thiolase, catalyzing the reverse reaction and generating two-carbon units from the four-carbon product of fatty acid oxidation), producing the protein MKEVYVVSAVRTAIGSFGGTLAGVPATRLGASAIKAAIEKIKLDGKLVNEVFMGSVMQANLGQAPARQAAKFAGLPDSVNCTTVNKVCASGMKSISLAAQSILLGDNDIVVAGGMENMSSVPFYSDSTRWGNKYGDAKLIDGLAKDGLTDVYGNVPMGNCAELCAKDMNFSREEQDAFAIESYKRSAAAWSAGKFKEEVIPVTVKTKKGDVEFVEDEEYKNVNFEKIPALKPVFQKDGTVTAANASTMNDGAAALVLMSKEKADALGLKPLAKIIGYADAEQAPEWFTTSPSLAVPKAVERAGLKMTDIDYFELNEAFSVVGLANIKLMNLDAAKVNVNGGAVSIGHPLGASGARVIVTLINILKQNNAKYGAAGICNGGGGASALVIENMN; encoded by the coding sequence ATGAAAGAAGTATATGTAGTATCGGCGGTAAGAACAGCCATTGGATCTTTTGGCGGAACTTTAGCAGGAGTGCCTGCTACCAGGTTAGGAGCAAGCGCTATTAAAGCAGCCATTGAAAAAATAAAATTAGATGGTAAATTAGTAAACGAGGTATTTATGGGTTCTGTTATGCAGGCCAATCTTGGTCAGGCGCCGGCGCGCCAGGCCGCTAAGTTTGCGGGATTACCAGACAGCGTAAATTGTACTACGGTAAATAAAGTTTGCGCAAGTGGCATGAAATCTATTTCATTAGCTGCGCAAAGTATTTTACTAGGTGATAACGATATCGTTGTTGCAGGTGGAATGGAAAATATGAGTTCGGTTCCTTTTTATTCTGACAGCACGCGTTGGGGAAACAAATATGGTGATGCCAAACTAATCGACGGTTTAGCAAAAGATGGCCTTACCGATGTGTACGGAAATGTGCCGATGGGAAATTGCGCAGAGCTTTGTGCCAAAGACATGAATTTTTCGCGTGAAGAACAGGATGCTTTCGCTATTGAGTCTTACAAACGCTCGGCAGCAGCGTGGAGCGCCGGAAAATTCAAAGAAGAAGTTATTCCGGTAACTGTAAAAACAAAAAAAGGCGATGTAGAATTCGTTGAAGACGAAGAGTATAAAAATGTAAATTTCGAAAAAATTCCGGCTTTAAAACCGGTGTTTCAGAAAGATGGAACTGTAACGGCTGCTAATGCAAGTACTATGAATGATGGCGCTGCTGCTTTAGTTTTAATGAGTAAAGAAAAAGCAGATGCTTTAGGGTTAAAACCGCTTGCAAAAATTATTGGTTATGCGGATGCGGAACAAGCTCCGGAGTGGTTCACTACCTCACCGAGTTTAGCGGTTCCAAAAGCTGTTGAAAGAGCAGGTTTAAAAATGACGGATATTGATTATTTCGAATTAAACGAAGCTTTCAGCGTTGTTGGCTTAGCAAACATCAAATTAATGAATCTCGATGCTGCGAAAGTAAACGTAAATGGTGGCGCTGTTTCTATCGGGCATCCTTTGGGAGCGAGTGGGGCACGTGTAATAGTTACTTTAATAAACATTCTGAAACAAAACAACGCTAAATACGGCGCTGCAGGAATTTGCAACGGCGGTGGCGGTGCCAGTGCACTTGTAATTGAAAATATGAACTAA
- the gcvT gene encoding glycine cleavage system protein T encodes MKSTALTEKHISLGAKMVPFAGYNMPVSYKGLNEEHAAVRNSVGVFDVSHMGEFILKGPHALDLIQKVTSNDASVLTDGKAQYSCLPNNDGGIVDDLLVYKIDAETYMLVVNASNIEKDWNWIKQNDTWNVDMKNISDDTSLLAVQGPNAIAALQKLTDVKLADIPYYSFVKGKFNGIDNVVISNTGYTGAGGFELYFDNQHANKMWDGIFEAGKEFDIRPIGLGARDTLRLEMGFCLYGNDIDDTTSPIEAGLGWITKFTKDFTNRKNIETQKQTGVSKKLVGFEMIDRGIPRHDYPIADANGKVIGKVTSGTQSPTLNKAIGMGYVATEFAKADSEIYIMIRDKAIKAKVCKIPFLKK; translated from the coding sequence ATGAAGTCGACAGCCCTAACTGAAAAACATATTTCCCTTGGCGCTAAAATGGTGCCATTCGCAGGTTACAACATGCCTGTTTCTTATAAAGGATTAAACGAAGAACACGCTGCTGTGAGAAACAGTGTCGGGGTATTTGACGTTAGTCACATGGGCGAATTTATTTTGAAAGGGCCTCATGCCTTAGATCTTATTCAAAAAGTAACAAGTAACGACGCTTCTGTTTTAACCGATGGAAAAGCCCAGTACTCTTGCCTACCTAATAACGATGGCGGCATTGTAGATGATCTTTTGGTTTATAAAATAGATGCAGAAACTTATATGTTGGTAGTTAACGCCAGCAATATTGAAAAAGACTGGAACTGGATCAAACAAAACGACACCTGGAATGTGGATATGAAAAACATTTCGGATGATACTTCGTTATTGGCGGTTCAAGGTCCGAACGCTATTGCAGCTCTTCAAAAACTAACGGATGTTAAATTGGCGGATATTCCTTATTACAGCTTTGTAAAGGGAAAATTCAATGGTATCGACAATGTGGTAATTAGCAATACTGGTTATACAGGTGCGGGTGGATTCGAGCTTTATTTCGATAACCAACACGCAAACAAAATGTGGGATGGTATTTTTGAAGCAGGAAAAGAATTCGATATTCGTCCGATTGGATTAGGAGCGCGTGACACTCTGCGTTTAGAAATGGGTTTTTGCCTGTATGGAAACGACATTGATGATACAACCTCTCCCATTGAAGCTGGATTAGGCTGGATTACCAAATTCACTAAAGACTTTACTAACAGAAAAAACATAGAAACTCAAAAACAAACTGGTGTTTCAAAAAAACTAGTTGGTTTTGAAATGATTGACCGTGGGATTCCTCGCCACGATTACCCGATTGCCGACGCTAACGGTAAGGTGATTGGTAAAGTAACTTCAGGAACACAATCGCCCACTCTTAATAAAGCCATAGGTATGGGTTATGTAGCTACCGAATTCGCAAAAGCAGATTCTGAAATTTACATTATGATTCGTGATAAAGCTATTAAAGCAAAGGTTTGCAAGATTCCTTTCCTTAAAAAGTAA
- the rdgB gene encoding non-canonical purine NTP pyrophosphatase, RdgB/HAM1 family, with translation MNLLFASANKNKIKEITPLLSDRYKLSGLEEAGILEEIPEPGTTIKENSFLKAKYVIDRLKSEGKEAAVFADDSGLEVEALNNAPGVYSARYAGVPKNDEANNKKLLQELSSKESRRARFVTVITLLKNGQEHFFAGEVKGTIAMSPRGHNGFGYDPLFIPDGFDKTFAEFSAEEKNQISHRALAVKKLIEYLNTL, from the coding sequence ATGAACCTTCTATTTGCTTCGGCCAACAAAAACAAGATTAAGGAAATAACGCCGCTACTTTCTGATAGATACAAGCTGTCAGGACTTGAAGAAGCAGGAATTCTGGAGGAAATTCCCGAGCCCGGAACCACTATTAAAGAAAATTCGTTTTTAAAGGCTAAGTACGTAATAGATAGGTTGAAGTCGGAAGGCAAAGAGGCAGCAGTATTTGCCGATGATAGTGGACTTGAAGTAGAGGCGTTGAACAATGCTCCCGGCGTTTACAGTGCCCGCTATGCAGGTGTACCAAAAAATGATGAGGCCAATAATAAAAAACTATTGCAGGAATTAAGCTCTAAAGAAAGTCGCAGGGCAAGATTTGTCACAGTAATAACTCTCCTCAAGAATGGACAGGAGCATTTCTTTGCGGGTGAAGTAAAAGGAACAATCGCCATGTCTCCACGAGGTCATAATGGTTTTGGATATGATCCACTTTTTATTCCCGACGGTTTTGATAAAACTTTTGCTGAGTTTAGCGCTGAGGAGAAGAATCAAATTAGTCACCGCGCCCTTGCTGTTAAAAAGCTAATAGAGTATTTGAACACACTTTGA